A single Kryptolebias marmoratus isolate JLee-2015 linkage group LG16, ASM164957v2, whole genome shotgun sequence DNA region contains:
- the has2 gene encoding hyaluronan synthase 2: MKCHRVLTYLRIFGTTMFGVSLLVGISTAYIMGYQFFTTTHNHLSFGLYGAILVVHLIIQSLFALLEHRNMRRSLETPIKLNKSLALCIAAYQEDPNYLRKCLVSVKRLTYPGIKVIMVIDGNSDNDMYMMDIFKEIMGWDKAATYVWRSNYHNKDPGETDESHAESLQQVSKLVLNNKCVCIMQKWGGKREVMYTAFKALGRSVDYVQVCDSDTMLDPASSVEMVKVLEEDPMVGGVGGDVQILNKYESWISFLSSVRYWMAFNIERACQSYFGCVQCISGPLGMYRNSLLHEFLEDWYNQTFMGSHCSFGDDRHLTNRVLSLGYATKYTARSKCLTETPVTYLRWLNQQTRWSKSYFREWLYNSMWFHKHHLWMTYEAVITGFFPFFLIATAIQLFFQGRLWNILLFLLIVQAVALIKSSFASCLRGNIVMVFMSFYSVLYMSSLLPAKMFAIATINKSGWGTSGRKTIVVNFIGLVPITVWFTILFIGLIYTIVLQTKKNFPEIEKLVLIIGAVVYASYWVIFLTLYAVLINKCGKRKKESHYDMVLDV; encoded by the exons ATGAAGTGCCATAGAGTTCTAACCTACCTGAGGATATTTGGGACCACCATGTTTGGAGTGTCCCTCCTGGTGGGCATCTCCACTGCCTACATCATGGGCTACCAGTTCTTCACAACAACCCACAATCACCTGTCCTTTGGTTTATATGGTGCTATCTTGGTTGTACACCTCATCATCCAGAGTCTCTTTGCACTCTTAGAACACCGAAACATGCGGCGCTCCTTGGAGACACCCATTAAACTGAACAAATCCCTGGCGTTGTGCATTGCAGCATACCAAGAGGACCCAAACTACCTGAGAAAATGCCTAGTGTCAGTCAAACGGCTGACATATCCAGGAATCAAGGTCATCATGGTGATCGATGGGAACTCGGACAATGACATGTACATGATGGATATTTTTAAAGAGATCATGGGATGGGACAAAGCGGCCACATACGTGTGGCGGAGTAATTATCACAACAAAGACCCTGGGGAGACAGACGAGAGCCATGCCGAGAGCCTTCAGCAAGTTTCCAAGCTTGTGTTGAACAACAAGTGTGTCTGCATCATGCAGAAGTGGGGCGGGAAGAGAGAAGTCATGTATACAGCCTTCAAAGCTCTGGGGAGGAGTGTGGACTATGTGCAG GTGTGTGACTCTGACACTATGCTGGACCCAGCATCATCAGTGGAGATGGTGAAGGTGTTAGAGGAGGATCCTATGGTTGGAGGCGTTGGAGGAGATGTTCAG ATCTTGAATAAATATGAGTCGTGGATCTCGTTCCTGAGCAGTGTACGGTACTGGATGGCCTTCAACATTGAGCGGGCGTGCCAGTCCTACTTTGGCTGTGTCCAGTGCATCAGTGGGCCTTTAGGAATGTACCGAAATTCCCTCCTGCATGAGTTTCTTGAGGACTGGTACAATCAGACCTTCATGGGATCCCACTGCAGTTTTGGTGATGACCGTCATCTCACAAACAGAGTTCTTAGCCTTGGGTATGCAACAAAATACACTGCACGATCAAAGTGTCTTACTGAGACACCAGTTACATATCTGCGTTGGCTTAATCAACAGACTCGATGGAGTAAGTCATATTTTAGAGAATGGCTTTACAACTCCATGTGGTTCCACAAGCATCATTTATGGATGACTTATGAGGCTGTGATCACAGGCTTCTTCCCATTTTTCCTCATTGCTACTGCAATTCAACTCTTCTTCCAGGGAAGACTCtggaatattttgttgtttttactcattGTGCAAGCAGTGGCACTGATTAAATCGTCGTTCGCAAGCTGCCTTAGAGGCAACATTGTCATGGTGTTCATGTCGTTCTATTCAGTACTGTATATGTCAAGCCTGTTGCCAGCAAAAATGTTTGCGATAGCAACTATTAACAAGTCAGGCTGGGGAACGTCGGGGAGGAAAACGATAGTTGTAAACTTCATTGGCCTGGTTCCAATAACTGTTTGGTTCACCATCCTCTTCATTGGACTTATATACACAATAGTCTTACAGACTAAGAAAAATTTTCCAGAAATAGAAAAGCTTGTTTTGATCATTGGGGCTGTTGTCTATGCAAGTTACTGGGTCATATTTTTGACACTGTATGCTGTACTCATAAACAAATGTGGTAAAAGGAAGAAGGAGTCACATTATGATATGGTGCTGGATGTATGA